One Brassica napus cultivar Da-Ae chromosome A1, Da-Ae, whole genome shotgun sequence genomic region harbors:
- the LOC106347039 gene encoding protein SAWADEE HOMEODOMAIN HOMOLOG 2 isoform X3, whose translation MGRPPSNGSPAFRFNLAEVTEMEAVLKQHNTAMPGRDTLEALADKFSDTVERKGKTVVQFKQIWNWFQNRRYALRASRNKVPGKLNVSSMPRSVDPTNPMRNVLPPSTGPKPPHMIGNLSGMTPAPPGVMRSGSDNSYLEFEAKSARDGAWYDVQAFLAHRNLEIGDPEVQVRFAGFEVEEDEWINVKRHVRQRSLPCEASECVAVLAGDLVLCFQEGKDQALYFDATVLDAQRRRHDVRGCRCRFLVRYSHDQSEQEIVPLRKICRRPETDYRLQQLHSAANDFANSKPAPDAAAKTPLPPSTASVPIVPPDVKDPSLSAASATSAQPSSNAATVPTGSA comes from the exons ATGGGTCGACCTCCGAGTAATGGCAGTCCAGCGTTCCGATTCAACCTCGCCGAG GTAACGGAGATGGAAGCAGTATTGAAACAGCATAACACAGCAATGCCAGGTCGAGATACACTTGAAGCTCTTGCTGATAAGTTTAg TGACACTGTGGAGCGCAAGGGGAAAACTGTTGTGCAATTCAAACAA ATATGGAACTGGTTCCAGAACAGGCGATATGCTTTAAGGGCAAGTAGAAACAAAGTTCCTGGGAAGCTGAATGTATCTTCCATGCCGCGCAGTGTGGATCCAACAAACCCAATGAGGAACGTGCTTCCACCATCAACCGGTCCTAAACCCCCTCATATGATTGGGAATCTATCCGGGATGACACCTGCCCCTCCCG GTGTCATGAGGAGCGGTTCAGACAATTCTTACTTGGAATTTGAAGCCAAATCTGCCAGAGATGGTGCATG GTATGATGTACAAGCTTTCCTAGCTCATAGAAACTTGGAGATTGGTGATCCG GAAGTGCAGGTTCGATTTGCGGGTTTTgaagttgaagaagatgaatgGATTAACGTCAAGAGGCACGTAAGGCAACGGTCACTCCCATGTGAAGCATCAGAATGTGTTGCGGTTCTTGCTGGAGATCTCGTGCTTTGCTTCCAG GAAGGGAAAGATCAAGCCCTTTACTTTGACGCCACTGTTCTCGATGCACAAAGAAGGAGACACGATGTCAGAGGTTGTCGCTGTAGGTTCTTGGTGCGCTACAGCCACGACCAGTCCGAG CAGGAGATCGTCCCCTTGAGGAAGATTTGCAGGCGGCCAGAGACTGATTACAGGCTACAGCAACTCCACAGTGCTGCCAATGACTTTGCTAACTCCAAACCCGCTCCAGATGCGGCTGCAAAAACTCCTCTTCCACCATCCACCGCCTCAGTCCCCATTGTTCCACCTGATGTGAAAGATCCGAGCTTGAGCGCCGCTTCAGCTACTTCAGCTCAGCCTAGCTCCAATGCAGCCACTGTCCCAACTGGTTCTGCTTAG
- the LOC106347039 gene encoding protein SAWADEE HOMEODOMAIN HOMOLOG 2 isoform X1 produces the protein MGRPPSNGSPAFRFNLAEVTEMEAVLKQHNTAMPGRDTLEALADKFSDTVERKGKTVVQFKQIWNWFQNRRYALRASRNKVPGKLNVSSMPRSVDPTNPMRNVLPPSTGPKPPHMIGNLSGMTPAPPAPGVMRSGSDNSYLEFEAKSARDGAWYDVQAFLAHRNLEIGDPEVQVRFAGFEVEEDEWINVKRHVRQRSLPCEASECVAVLAGDLVLCFQEGKDQALYFDATVLDAQRRRHDVRGCRCRFLVRYSHDQSEQEIVPLRKICRRPETDYRLQQLHSAANDFANSKPAPDAAAKTPLPPSTASVPIVPPDVKDPSLSAASATSAQPSSNAATVPTGSA, from the exons ATGGGTCGACCTCCGAGTAATGGCAGTCCAGCGTTCCGATTCAACCTCGCCGAG GTAACGGAGATGGAAGCAGTATTGAAACAGCATAACACAGCAATGCCAGGTCGAGATACACTTGAAGCTCTTGCTGATAAGTTTAg TGACACTGTGGAGCGCAAGGGGAAAACTGTTGTGCAATTCAAACAA ATATGGAACTGGTTCCAGAACAGGCGATATGCTTTAAGGGCAAGTAGAAACAAAGTTCCTGGGAAGCTGAATGTATCTTCCATGCCGCGCAGTGTGGATCCAACAAACCCAATGAGGAACGTGCTTCCACCATCAACCGGTCCTAAACCCCCTCATATGATTGGGAATCTATCCGGGATGACACCTGCCCCTCCCG CTCCAGGTGTCATGAGGAGCGGTTCAGACAATTCTTACTTGGAATTTGAAGCCAAATCTGCCAGAGATGGTGCATG GTATGATGTACAAGCTTTCCTAGCTCATAGAAACTTGGAGATTGGTGATCCG GAAGTGCAGGTTCGATTTGCGGGTTTTgaagttgaagaagatgaatgGATTAACGTCAAGAGGCACGTAAGGCAACGGTCACTCCCATGTGAAGCATCAGAATGTGTTGCGGTTCTTGCTGGAGATCTCGTGCTTTGCTTCCAG GAAGGGAAAGATCAAGCCCTTTACTTTGACGCCACTGTTCTCGATGCACAAAGAAGGAGACACGATGTCAGAGGTTGTCGCTGTAGGTTCTTGGTGCGCTACAGCCACGACCAGTCCGAG CAGGAGATCGTCCCCTTGAGGAAGATTTGCAGGCGGCCAGAGACTGATTACAGGCTACAGCAACTCCACAGTGCTGCCAATGACTTTGCTAACTCCAAACCCGCTCCAGATGCGGCTGCAAAAACTCCTCTTCCACCATCCACCGCCTCAGTCCCCATTGTTCCACCTGATGTGAAAGATCCGAGCTTGAGCGCCGCTTCAGCTACTTCAGCTCAGCCTAGCTCCAATGCAGCCACTGTCCCAACTGGTTCTGCTTAG
- the LOC106347039 gene encoding protein SAWADEE HOMEODOMAIN HOMOLOG 2 isoform X4, with product MGRPPSNGSPAFRFNLAEVTEMEAVLKQHNTAMPGRDTLEALADKFSDTVERKGKTVVQFKQIWNWFQNRRYALRASRNKVPGKLNVSSMPRSVDPTNPMRNVLPPSTGPKPPHMIGNLSGMTPAPPGVMRSGSDNSYLEFEAKSARDGAWYDVQAFLAHRNLEIGDPEVQVRFAGFEVEEDEWINVKRHVRQRSLPCEASECVAVLAGDLVLCFQEGKDQALYFDATVLDAQRRRHDVRGCRCRFLVRYSHDQSEEIVPLRKICRRPETDYRLQQLHSAANDFANSKPAPDAAAKTPLPPSTASVPIVPPDVKDPSLSAASATSAQPSSNAATVPTGSA from the exons ATGGGTCGACCTCCGAGTAATGGCAGTCCAGCGTTCCGATTCAACCTCGCCGAG GTAACGGAGATGGAAGCAGTATTGAAACAGCATAACACAGCAATGCCAGGTCGAGATACACTTGAAGCTCTTGCTGATAAGTTTAg TGACACTGTGGAGCGCAAGGGGAAAACTGTTGTGCAATTCAAACAA ATATGGAACTGGTTCCAGAACAGGCGATATGCTTTAAGGGCAAGTAGAAACAAAGTTCCTGGGAAGCTGAATGTATCTTCCATGCCGCGCAGTGTGGATCCAACAAACCCAATGAGGAACGTGCTTCCACCATCAACCGGTCCTAAACCCCCTCATATGATTGGGAATCTATCCGGGATGACACCTGCCCCTCCCG GTGTCATGAGGAGCGGTTCAGACAATTCTTACTTGGAATTTGAAGCCAAATCTGCCAGAGATGGTGCATG GTATGATGTACAAGCTTTCCTAGCTCATAGAAACTTGGAGATTGGTGATCCG GAAGTGCAGGTTCGATTTGCGGGTTTTgaagttgaagaagatgaatgGATTAACGTCAAGAGGCACGTAAGGCAACGGTCACTCCCATGTGAAGCATCAGAATGTGTTGCGGTTCTTGCTGGAGATCTCGTGCTTTGCTTCCAG GAAGGGAAAGATCAAGCCCTTTACTTTGACGCCACTGTTCTCGATGCACAAAGAAGGAGACACGATGTCAGAGGTTGTCGCTGTAGGTTCTTGGTGCGCTACAGCCACGACCAGTCCGAG GAGATCGTCCCCTTGAGGAAGATTTGCAGGCGGCCAGAGACTGATTACAGGCTACAGCAACTCCACAGTGCTGCCAATGACTTTGCTAACTCCAAACCCGCTCCAGATGCGGCTGCAAAAACTCCTCTTCCACCATCCACCGCCTCAGTCCCCATTGTTCCACCTGATGTGAAAGATCCGAGCTTGAGCGCCGCTTCAGCTACTTCAGCTCAGCCTAGCTCCAATGCAGCCACTGTCCCAACTGGTTCTGCTTAG
- the LOC106347039 gene encoding protein SAWADEE HOMEODOMAIN HOMOLOG 2 isoform X2 — MGRPPSNGSPAFRFNLAEVTEMEAVLKQHNTAMPGRDTLEALADKFSDTVERKGKTVVQFKQIWNWFQNRRYALRASRNKVPGKLNVSSMPRSVDPTNPMRNVLPPSTGPKPPHMIGNLSGMTPAPPAPGVMRSGSDNSYLEFEAKSARDGAWYDVQAFLAHRNLEIGDPEVQVRFAGFEVEEDEWINVKRHVRQRSLPCEASECVAVLAGDLVLCFQEGKDQALYFDATVLDAQRRRHDVRGCRCRFLVRYSHDQSEEIVPLRKICRRPETDYRLQQLHSAANDFANSKPAPDAAAKTPLPPSTASVPIVPPDVKDPSLSAASATSAQPSSNAATVPTGSA; from the exons ATGGGTCGACCTCCGAGTAATGGCAGTCCAGCGTTCCGATTCAACCTCGCCGAG GTAACGGAGATGGAAGCAGTATTGAAACAGCATAACACAGCAATGCCAGGTCGAGATACACTTGAAGCTCTTGCTGATAAGTTTAg TGACACTGTGGAGCGCAAGGGGAAAACTGTTGTGCAATTCAAACAA ATATGGAACTGGTTCCAGAACAGGCGATATGCTTTAAGGGCAAGTAGAAACAAAGTTCCTGGGAAGCTGAATGTATCTTCCATGCCGCGCAGTGTGGATCCAACAAACCCAATGAGGAACGTGCTTCCACCATCAACCGGTCCTAAACCCCCTCATATGATTGGGAATCTATCCGGGATGACACCTGCCCCTCCCG CTCCAGGTGTCATGAGGAGCGGTTCAGACAATTCTTACTTGGAATTTGAAGCCAAATCTGCCAGAGATGGTGCATG GTATGATGTACAAGCTTTCCTAGCTCATAGAAACTTGGAGATTGGTGATCCG GAAGTGCAGGTTCGATTTGCGGGTTTTgaagttgaagaagatgaatgGATTAACGTCAAGAGGCACGTAAGGCAACGGTCACTCCCATGTGAAGCATCAGAATGTGTTGCGGTTCTTGCTGGAGATCTCGTGCTTTGCTTCCAG GAAGGGAAAGATCAAGCCCTTTACTTTGACGCCACTGTTCTCGATGCACAAAGAAGGAGACACGATGTCAGAGGTTGTCGCTGTAGGTTCTTGGTGCGCTACAGCCACGACCAGTCCGAG GAGATCGTCCCCTTGAGGAAGATTTGCAGGCGGCCAGAGACTGATTACAGGCTACAGCAACTCCACAGTGCTGCCAATGACTTTGCTAACTCCAAACCCGCTCCAGATGCGGCTGCAAAAACTCCTCTTCCACCATCCACCGCCTCAGTCCCCATTGTTCCACCTGATGTGAAAGATCCGAGCTTGAGCGCCGCTTCAGCTACTTCAGCTCAGCCTAGCTCCAATGCAGCCACTGTCCCAACTGGTTCTGCTTAG
- the LOC106366771 gene encoding VQ motif-containing protein 20-like, which produces MNSTFNDHHHLKREPNDNSGVGIIYPPSPSPLLKLNKDSHVIKKPPSPSSSSSTAAKPRQPVIIYTNTPKVIHTNPKDFMALVQKLTGMSHSEEDSGGSSSAVTDRGGKSINRSVSDLTVDRKVNRTRCGGGGGGGGGGGGGHNSYNRTYSGPGGANGKGIFFSNTTICEDSESSSVITTDENMGGGGEHGHVNSSLPYSAVAVSPFPHPPPPPPPPPQSMYDGTNGINYSSYFSTLLPVNPADNFLCGNQNFANFDDPLYFMPNMRSSFSSSSSSGFDGLTEFRDF; this is translated from the coding sequence atgaacTCAACGTTCAACGACCACCATCACCTAAAGAGAGAGCCTAATGACAACTCCGGCGTCGGAATCATATATCCTCCGTCACCTTCTCCGCTGCTAAAACTAAACAAAGACTCCCACGTCATCAAAAAGCCACCCTCGCCGTCGTCTTCCTCCTCTACCGCCGCGAAGCCTCGCCAGCCGGTGATCATCTACACGAACACGCCCAAAGTTATACACACCAATCCTAAAGATTTCATGGCTCTCGTCCAGAAACTCACCGGAATGTCTCACTCCGAGGAAGATTCCGGCGGTAGCAGCAGCGCGGTAACAGATCGTGGAGGAAAATCAATCAACCGGAGTGTCTCTGATCTCACCGTTGATAGAAAAGTTAACCGGACTCGCTGCGGTGGAGGcggcggtggtggtggcggtggtggtggtggacatAACAGCTACAACAGAACCTATTCAGGTCCGGGAGGAGCTAACGGGAAAGGGATTTTCTTCAGCAATACTACTATCTGCGAAGATAGTGAATCGTCCTCTGTGATCACAACCGATGAGAAcatgggaggaggaggagagcaTGGACATGTTAACTCGTCGCTACCGTATTCAGCGGTGGCTGTTTCTCCATTTCCTCATCCTCCGCCACCACCTCCACCGCCTCCTCAGTCCATGTACGATGGGACCAATGGGATTAACTACAGCTCTTACTTCTCGACGCTTTTGCCGGTGAATCCAGCTGATAATTTTCTTTGCGGGAATCAAAACTTTGCTAACTTTGATGATCCGCTTTACTTCATGCCTAATATGAGGagctctttctcttcttcttcctcttctgggTTTGATGGCTTAACTGAGTTTAGAGATTTTTGA
- the LOC106347077 gene encoding uncharacterized protein LOC106347077 isoform X2 — translation MPMSSKTMNMLEGLVKDSSFKWLLGKQSSFDEEIEEMGRSPSAGTNWIPELSPVANVVVRRCSKILGVSANDLRDSFKQEASESLKQPSLFARNFLEYCCFRALSLSVGVTGHLADKKFRRLTFDMMFVWEVPAVASQALLSVEEDATVSLEAFSRIAPAVPIIADVIICENLFGMLTSSTGGRLQFSVYDKYLCGLERAIKKMRTQSESSLLSGVRPRKEKILEIDGTVTTQPVLEHVGMSTWPGRLILTDHSLYFEALKVVSYDKPKRYDLSEDLKQIVKPELTGPWGTRLFDKAVSYKSISLSEPVVMEFPELKGHTRRDYWLAVIREVLYVHRYINKYKIAGLARDEALSKAVLGIIRVQAIQELSLTNSMCYENLLPFNLCDQLPGGDLILETLAEMSTSRELHRSNRSKDTGTLHSSASDMVSQLGSVFGGSSPRSRTSEKTSSLVVGEVVVGDVNPLERAVKESRKNYEKVVLAQETVNGVKMEGIDTNLAVMKELMLPVMETGNVVLSLLYWDDPMKSTVFCLFSSLIIWKGWLVYVFALASLFSAVFMVLTRCFSRGKLTVELKVTAPPPMSTMEQLLAVQNGISELEQNIQDGNIILLKFRALLFSLFPQASEKFAVAMVVAATMLAFVPGRYLLLLVFVELFTRYSPPRRASTERLIRRLREWWFSIPAAPVILQHDDKNETKKKK, via the exons ATGCCAATGTCGAGCAAAACCATGAACATGCTGGAAGGTTTGGTTAAAGACTCTTCTTTCAAATGGCTGCTCGGTAAACAAAGCTCCTTCGATGAAGAGATCGAAGAAATGGGAAGATCTCCATCTGCTGGCACCAACTGGATTCCTGAGCTCTCTCCTGTCGCCAATGTCGTTGTCCGCAGGTGTTCTAA GATACTTGGTGTTTCTGCAAATGACCTGAGAGATAGTTTCAAACAAGAGGCATCTGAATCTCTAAAGCAGCCTTCTCTATTTGCAAGGAACTTTCTAGAGTACTGTTGTTTCAGGGCACTTTCACTCTCTGTGGGAGTCACTGGTCATTTAGCTGATAAAAAGTTTCGTCGTTTAACTTTCGACATGATGTTTGTCTGGGAAGTCCCAGCTGTTGCTAGCCAGGCTTTGCTCAGTGTTGAAGAAGATGCAACAGTGAGTCTAGAAGCCTTCTCTCGGATAGCACCAGCTGTTCCTATCATAGCTGATGTGATTATATGTGAAAATCTGTTTGGTATGCTTACTTCTTCAACGGGTGGTCGGCTCCAGTTCTCTGTTTACGACAAGTACTTATGTGGACTTGAGAG agCAATAAAGAAGATGAGGACTCAGTCTGAATCATCTCTCCTCTCTGGTGTTCGAccaagaaaggagaagattctgGAAATAGACGGGACGGTTACTACACAACCAGTTCTCGAACATGTTGGAATGTCGACATGGCCAGGTCGCTTGATTCTAACAGACCATTCGCTATACTTTGAGGCCTTAAAGGTTGTCTCTTACGACAAACCAAAGCGGTATGACTTATCTGAAGATCTAAAGCAAATAGTTAAACCGGAGTTAACCGGTCCTTGGGGCACTCGGCTTTTCGACAAGGCCGTTTCTTACAAGTCTATCTCTCT ATCAGAACCAGTGGTGATGGAGTTCCCAGAGCTTAAAGGCCACACACGCCGTGATTACTGGCTCGCTGTTATACGAGAAGTGTTATACGTTCACAGATACATAAACAAGTACAAGATCGCTGGTTTGGCGAGAGACGAAGCGCTCTCGAAGGCTGTACTTGGGATCATACGTGTGCAAGCTATCCAAGAACTCAGTTTGACAAACTCCATGTGTTATGAAAATCTTCTCCCGTTTAATCTCTGTGATCAGCTTCCTGGTGGGGATCTGATTCTTGAGACGCTTGCTGAGATGTCTACTTCAAGAGAGCTTCATCGATCAAATAGATCCAAAGATACAG GGACGTTACACTCCTCAGCTTCAGATATGGTTTCACAGCTGGGTTCGGTGTTTGGAGGGTCGAGTCCAAGGAGCAGAACGAGTGAGAAGACGAGTAGTCTTGTGGTGGGTGAAGTAGTGGTTGGAGATGTGAATCCATTAGAGAGAGCAGTGAAGGAGTCACGTAAGAACTACGAGAAGGTAGTGCTTGCACAAGAGACTGTTAATGGTGTCAAGATGGAGGGAATTGACACCAACCTAGCCGTCATGaag gAACTGATGCTTCCGGTAATGGAAACAGGGAACGTGGTTTTGTCTCTGTTGTATTGGGACGATCCTATGAAGTCTACTGTGTTCTGTCTCTTCTCCAGTTTAATAATTTGGAAAGGATGGCTTGTGTACGTCTTTGCTCTTGCATCTCTCTTCTCCGCAGTCTTCATGGTTCTCACAAGATGTTTCAGCAGAGGAAAGCTCACGGTCGAGCTGAAAGTAACCGCTCCTCCACCTATGAGCACGATGGAACAGCTTTTAGCAGTCCAGAACGGGATCTCGGAGCTGGAACAGAACATTCAAGACGGAAACATCATTCTCCTCAAGTTCCGAGCCTTACTATTCTCGCTTTTCCCTCAGGCTAGCGAGAAGTTTGCAGTTGCTATGGTGGTTGCAGCTACCATGTTGGCTTTTGTTCCAGGACGTTACTTGCTTTTACTGGTGTTTGTGGAGCTTTTCACAAGGTACTCGCCGCCAAGAAGAGCAAGCACCGAGCGGCTGATTAGGCGGTTGAGAGAGTGGTGGTTTAGTATACCGGCAGCTCCTGTGATCCTCCAACATGATGACAAGAACGAAaccaagaagaaaaaatga
- the LOC106347077 gene encoding uncharacterized protein LOC106347077 isoform X1 has protein sequence MPMSSKTMNMLEGLVKDSSFKWLLGKQSSFDEEIEEMGRSPSAGTNWIPELSPVANVVVRRCSKILGVSANDLRDSFKQEASESLKQPSLFARNFLEYCCFRALSLSVGVTGHLADKKFRRLTFDMMFVWEVPAVASQALLSVEEDATVSLEAFSRIAPAVPIIADVIICENLFGMLTSSTGGRLQFSVYDKYLCGLERAIKKMRTQSESSLLSGVRPRKEKILEIDGTVTTQPVLEHVGMSTWPGRLILTDHSLYFEALKVVSYDKPKRYDLSEDLKQIVKPELTGPWGTRLFDKAVSYKSISLSEPVVMEFPELKGHTRRDYWLAVIREVLYVHRYINKYKIAGLARDEALSKAVLGIIRVQAIQELSLTNSMCYENLLPFNLCDQLPGGDLILETLAEMSTSRELHRSNRSKDTAGTLHSSASDMVSQLGSVFGGSSPRSRTSEKTSSLVVGEVVVGDVNPLERAVKESRKNYEKVVLAQETVNGVKMEGIDTNLAVMKELMLPVMETGNVVLSLLYWDDPMKSTVFCLFSSLIIWKGWLVYVFALASLFSAVFMVLTRCFSRGKLTVELKVTAPPPMSTMEQLLAVQNGISELEQNIQDGNIILLKFRALLFSLFPQASEKFAVAMVVAATMLAFVPGRYLLLLVFVELFTRYSPPRRASTERLIRRLREWWFSIPAAPVILQHDDKNETKKKK, from the exons ATGCCAATGTCGAGCAAAACCATGAACATGCTGGAAGGTTTGGTTAAAGACTCTTCTTTCAAATGGCTGCTCGGTAAACAAAGCTCCTTCGATGAAGAGATCGAAGAAATGGGAAGATCTCCATCTGCTGGCACCAACTGGATTCCTGAGCTCTCTCCTGTCGCCAATGTCGTTGTCCGCAGGTGTTCTAA GATACTTGGTGTTTCTGCAAATGACCTGAGAGATAGTTTCAAACAAGAGGCATCTGAATCTCTAAAGCAGCCTTCTCTATTTGCAAGGAACTTTCTAGAGTACTGTTGTTTCAGGGCACTTTCACTCTCTGTGGGAGTCACTGGTCATTTAGCTGATAAAAAGTTTCGTCGTTTAACTTTCGACATGATGTTTGTCTGGGAAGTCCCAGCTGTTGCTAGCCAGGCTTTGCTCAGTGTTGAAGAAGATGCAACAGTGAGTCTAGAAGCCTTCTCTCGGATAGCACCAGCTGTTCCTATCATAGCTGATGTGATTATATGTGAAAATCTGTTTGGTATGCTTACTTCTTCAACGGGTGGTCGGCTCCAGTTCTCTGTTTACGACAAGTACTTATGTGGACTTGAGAG agCAATAAAGAAGATGAGGACTCAGTCTGAATCATCTCTCCTCTCTGGTGTTCGAccaagaaaggagaagattctgGAAATAGACGGGACGGTTACTACACAACCAGTTCTCGAACATGTTGGAATGTCGACATGGCCAGGTCGCTTGATTCTAACAGACCATTCGCTATACTTTGAGGCCTTAAAGGTTGTCTCTTACGACAAACCAAAGCGGTATGACTTATCTGAAGATCTAAAGCAAATAGTTAAACCGGAGTTAACCGGTCCTTGGGGCACTCGGCTTTTCGACAAGGCCGTTTCTTACAAGTCTATCTCTCT ATCAGAACCAGTGGTGATGGAGTTCCCAGAGCTTAAAGGCCACACACGCCGTGATTACTGGCTCGCTGTTATACGAGAAGTGTTATACGTTCACAGATACATAAACAAGTACAAGATCGCTGGTTTGGCGAGAGACGAAGCGCTCTCGAAGGCTGTACTTGGGATCATACGTGTGCAAGCTATCCAAGAACTCAGTTTGACAAACTCCATGTGTTATGAAAATCTTCTCCCGTTTAATCTCTGTGATCAGCTTCCTGGTGGGGATCTGATTCTTGAGACGCTTGCTGAGATGTCTACTTCAAGAGAGCTTCATCGATCAAATAGATCCAAAGATACAG CAGGGACGTTACACTCCTCAGCTTCAGATATGGTTTCACAGCTGGGTTCGGTGTTTGGAGGGTCGAGTCCAAGGAGCAGAACGAGTGAGAAGACGAGTAGTCTTGTGGTGGGTGAAGTAGTGGTTGGAGATGTGAATCCATTAGAGAGAGCAGTGAAGGAGTCACGTAAGAACTACGAGAAGGTAGTGCTTGCACAAGAGACTGTTAATGGTGTCAAGATGGAGGGAATTGACACCAACCTAGCCGTCATGaag gAACTGATGCTTCCGGTAATGGAAACAGGGAACGTGGTTTTGTCTCTGTTGTATTGGGACGATCCTATGAAGTCTACTGTGTTCTGTCTCTTCTCCAGTTTAATAATTTGGAAAGGATGGCTTGTGTACGTCTTTGCTCTTGCATCTCTCTTCTCCGCAGTCTTCATGGTTCTCACAAGATGTTTCAGCAGAGGAAAGCTCACGGTCGAGCTGAAAGTAACCGCTCCTCCACCTATGAGCACGATGGAACAGCTTTTAGCAGTCCAGAACGGGATCTCGGAGCTGGAACAGAACATTCAAGACGGAAACATCATTCTCCTCAAGTTCCGAGCCTTACTATTCTCGCTTTTCCCTCAGGCTAGCGAGAAGTTTGCAGTTGCTATGGTGGTTGCAGCTACCATGTTGGCTTTTGTTCCAGGACGTTACTTGCTTTTACTGGTGTTTGTGGAGCTTTTCACAAGGTACTCGCCGCCAAGAAGAGCAAGCACCGAGCGGCTGATTAGGCGGTTGAGAGAGTGGTGGTTTAGTATACCGGCAGCTCCTGTGATCCTCCAACATGATGACAAGAACGAAaccaagaagaaaaaatga
- the LOC106379991 gene encoding uncharacterized protein LOC106379991, whose amino-acid sequence MEFPPPPERSKRLHNFTLPYLRWGHQRFLKCVKLPPSSSPDHRSPAGDGKLRLDPPKVSTLGNGGGGDAAAARPWNLRTRRAACNEPGDEEATRITGVVVKRGGSHEGDSSPQKKLKFSVSLLREEIEDDFTAFVGKKPPRRPKKRPRTVQKQMNTLFPGLWLAEEVTAGSYDVPEAAAET is encoded by the exons ATGGAGTTCCCTCCGCCCCCGGAGAGATCAAAGCGCCTCCACAACTTCACCTTACCTTATCTCCGATGGGGTCACCAGAGATTCCTCAAGTGCGTCAAGCTCcccccttcttcttctcccgATCACAGATCTCCCGCTGGAGACGGGAAGCTAAGGCTCGATCCACCAAAGGTCTCGACTTTGGGGAACGGAGGAGGAGGCGATGCAGCAGCAGCTCGGCCGTGGAATCTGAGGACGAGGAGAGCTGCTTGCAACGAGCCGGGAGATGAGGAGGCCACGAGGATCACTGGCGTCGTCGTCAAGAGAGGAGGTAGTCACGAAGGAGATTCATCGCCGCAGAAGAAATTGAAATTCTCTGTTTCTTTGTTGAGAGAAGAGATCGAAGATGATTTCACTGCCTTCGTTGGCAAAAAGCCTCCTCGTAGGCCCAAGAAGAGACCAAGAACTGTTCAGAAGCAAatgaat ACTCTTTTCCCTGGATTGTGGTTAGCAGAAGAAGTAACAGCAGGCTCTTACGACGTCCCTGAGGCTGCTGCTGAAACATGA